A stretch of Bradyrhizobium sp. AZCC 2262 DNA encodes these proteins:
- a CDS encoding AAA family ATPase, producing MTSDLARPHLPSEYLMIHDIEIRNYKCFEHLRLADCKRINIVVGDNGAGKTALLEATFFALGGNAQIAVRNRQTRGFDGAVSGSTRQVEDALWGDLFYNFNTRLPISIILSGSGPEARSVFINRGPAQTLIPLSDSSSPGSSGSYNFVWKDHTGQEYDGSPMFKGTQLSFPPEREHLPDFFFFSSTSIGGAAENAARFSELSKARQHRRFVELFVKEYPWIEDLSIEVLAGQPVIHATLKDMQEKVPLNSISSGINRILSILLVMASHSRSVVLVDEIENGLYHKHHESFWRWLISFSKASESQLFLSTHSAEWLRSLTTAVDDETMNDFAFWRIERDESGKPELFRFDGITLKSGIEFGAEVRG from the coding sequence ATGACCTCTGATTTGGCGCGCCCGCACTTACCTTCTGAGTATCTGATGATTCATGACATTGAGATTCGGAACTATAAGTGTTTCGAACACCTGCGCCTCGCTGACTGCAAGCGGATAAATATTGTCGTAGGCGACAATGGTGCCGGAAAGACTGCTCTCCTCGAGGCTACCTTCTTTGCCTTGGGCGGGAATGCGCAAATTGCTGTTCGCAATCGTCAAACCCGAGGTTTCGACGGAGCTGTAAGCGGTAGTACCCGGCAAGTAGAAGATGCCCTCTGGGGCGACTTGTTTTACAATTTCAACACTAGGCTGCCTATTTCAATCATCCTATCGGGGTCCGGACCCGAAGCGAGGTCTGTGTTTATCAACAGGGGACCCGCGCAAACGCTAATTCCTTTGTCAGACTCTTCCAGCCCCGGATCGTCTGGGTCCTATAATTTCGTTTGGAAAGATCACACGGGTCAGGAATACGATGGGTCTCCTATGTTCAAGGGCACCCAATTATCCTTCCCCCCCGAGCGAGAGCATCTGCCCGATTTTTTCTTTTTTTCTAGCACGTCCATAGGTGGGGCCGCCGAAAACGCTGCACGATTTTCGGAACTAAGCAAAGCCCGTCAGCATCGCAGATTTGTCGAGTTGTTTGTGAAGGAATATCCGTGGATCGAAGACCTATCCATTGAAGTCTTGGCGGGACAACCCGTCATTCACGCCACCCTAAAAGACATGCAAGAAAAAGTCCCACTGAATAGCATTTCTAGCGGCATCAATCGCATCTTGAGTATCTTATTGGTTATGGCTTCGCACTCTCGATCCGTTGTGCTCGTGGATGAGATAGAGAATGGCCTATACCACAAGCATCATGAGTCCTTCTGGCGATGGCTCATCTCTTTTTCGAAGGCCAGCGAAAGCCAACTGTTTCTTTCAACTCATAGCGCGGAATGGCTTCGATCATTGACCACTGCCGTTGATGACGAGACGATGAATGATTTCGCGTTTTGGCGAATTGAGAGGGATGAAAGCGGGAAACCCGAGCTGTTCAGATTTGATGGGATAACCCTGAAATCAGGAATTGAATTTGGAGCTGAGGTGCGTGGCTGA
- a CDS encoding ArsR/SmtB family transcription factor, whose protein sequence is MPNAQDVLFRTLADPSRRAIFERLCREGEQTVGALTARAGISQPAVSKHLGVLKQAGLVRDRHEGRQTHYSAQLGALAPLIDWTSEMAGFWQRKFNDLEDLLKRMDQ, encoded by the coding sequence ATGCCGAACGCCCAAGACGTGCTCTTCAGAACCCTTGCCGATCCTTCCCGTCGGGCGATCTTCGAGCGGCTGTGCCGCGAAGGCGAGCAGACGGTGGGGGCCCTGACGGCGCGGGCCGGGATCTCGCAACCGGCGGTCTCAAAACATCTCGGCGTTCTCAAGCAGGCCGGGCTGGTGCGCGATCGCCACGAAGGCCGACAGACGCACTATAGCGCGCAACTCGGCGCCCTGGCCCCGCTGATCGACTGGACAAGCGAGATGGCGGGGTTCTGGCAGAGGAAATTCAACGATCTCGAAGATCTGCTCAAACGGATGGACCAATGA
- a CDS encoding SRPBCC family protein, whose product MTKETTSFVYVTYIRSTPDKVFAAITKPEIARRYWGHENVSDWNPGSKWEHVRANDERTVELVGKVIEVSPPTRLVITWANASQASDPSASSRVTFEIEEYEDMVRLTVSHDELVAGSGMANGIKKGWPVVLASLKSLLETGQGLDVFAKPKSA is encoded by the coding sequence ATGACCAAAGAGACGACCAGCTTTGTCTACGTGACCTATATCCGCTCGACGCCGGACAAGGTGTTCGCGGCGATCACGAAACCGGAGATCGCAAGGCGTTACTGGGGCCACGAGAACGTCTCAGACTGGAATCCCGGATCGAAATGGGAGCATGTCCGCGCCAATGATGAGCGGACCGTCGAACTCGTCGGCAAGGTCATCGAGGTCTCGCCGCCGACACGTCTCGTCATCACTTGGGCGAATGCGTCGCAGGCCTCCGATCCTTCCGCCTCCAGCCGGGTGACGTTCGAGATCGAGGAATACGAGGACATGGTCCGGCTGACCGTCAGCCATGATGAACTCGTCGCCGGCAGCGGGATGGCGAACGGCATCAAGAAGGGGTGGCCGGTCGTCCTTGCCAGCCTGAAATCCTTGCTGGAAACCGGCCAGGGACTCGACGTTTTCGCCAAGCCGAAATCGGCTTGA
- a CDS encoding GFA family protein — translation MTKPYAGGCACGAIRYETSSKPIVESHCQCRDCQKRSGTGHGSYLVFPRRADVSIAGEAKDWRVAGDSGNEKVHAFCPTCGTPVYLTFVAMPELIAVHATSLDDSGQFNPQMVTYGIRGHAWDTMDSSLQKFERMPPG, via the coding sequence ATGACCAAGCCCTATGCCGGCGGATGTGCCTGCGGCGCGATCCGTTATGAGACGAGCAGCAAACCCATCGTCGAAAGCCACTGCCAATGCCGCGATTGCCAGAAACGAAGCGGCACAGGGCATGGATCCTATCTGGTCTTCCCCCGGCGAGCCGACGTCAGCATTGCGGGTGAAGCGAAAGACTGGCGGGTAGCTGGCGACAGCGGCAACGAAAAGGTCCACGCCTTCTGCCCGACCTGCGGAACGCCGGTCTACCTGACATTCGTCGCCATGCCGGAGCTGATAGCGGTCCACGCGACCAGCCTTGACGACTCAGGCCAGTTCAATCCGCAGATGGTCACGTACGGCATCCGCGGCCACGCCTGGGACACGATGGATTCCTCGTTGCAAAAATTCGAGCGAATGCCGCCTGGTTAA
- a CDS encoding four-helix bundle copper-binding protein: MHVREMIGTHPAVQGQINDALIRCIEECYSCAQTCTSCADACLSERMVQELTQCIRLDLDCADICNITGRIMTRRTGSDDEVMRRMLSVCAAACRLCAEECQKHASMHEHCRICAESCRRCMEACQELARGMAH; the protein is encoded by the coding sequence ATGCACGTCCGCGAAATGATCGGCACCCACCCGGCCGTCCAGGGCCAGATCAACGACGCCCTGATCCGCTGCATCGAGGAATGTTACTCCTGTGCCCAGACCTGCACCTCCTGTGCCGACGCCTGCCTGTCGGAGCGCATGGTGCAGGAGCTGACCCAGTGCATCCGCCTGGACCTGGATTGCGCCGACATCTGCAACATCACCGGCCGCATCATGACCCGCAGGACGGGTTCCGATGACGAGGTGATGCGCCGCATGCTCAGCGTCTGCGCCGCCGCGTGCCGGCTTTGCGCGGAGGAGTGTCAGAAGCACGCATCCATGCATGAACATTGCCGCATCTGTGCGGAAAGCTGCCGCCGCTGCATGGAGGCCTGCCAGGAACTGGCACGCGGCATGGCGCACTGA
- a CDS encoding DUF1109 domain-containing protein: MKTDELVTALSMSIEPVNRRLVNRSVGIALAVGTVVAIGVIFVGLGVRADLTTPRAVMFLLLKLAFAIVTVGVASTYLTRLARPGGERRISAGLALIPFAAIVLLAVISLGQAPNSHWDRMVMGNDWLECLLSIPVIAIVPFAVVIWAVRRAAPTNLVRAGAFSGLVAGGVSAMAYALHCTDDSLPFVAVWYGGTIVLCTLAGAVLGPRLLRW; this comes from the coding sequence ATGAAAACCGACGAGCTGGTCACCGCGCTCAGCATGAGCATCGAACCGGTCAATCGCCGACTGGTTAACCGTAGTGTTGGCATCGCGCTTGCGGTTGGAACGGTCGTAGCGATTGGCGTCATATTCGTTGGGCTGGGCGTCCGGGCCGATTTGACGACGCCTCGCGCCGTGATGTTCCTGCTCCTGAAACTCGCGTTCGCGATCGTCACCGTGGGCGTCGCATCCACCTATTTGACACGGTTGGCACGTCCGGGAGGGGAGCGAAGAATTTCCGCTGGATTGGCTCTAATACCGTTCGCCGCGATCGTGCTGCTTGCCGTCATCAGCCTTGGACAGGCGCCCAACTCGCACTGGGACAGGATGGTGATGGGCAATGATTGGCTTGAATGCCTCCTTTCGATTCCGGTCATTGCCATCGTGCCGTTTGCAGTGGTGATCTGGGCAGTGCGAAGGGCGGCACCGACCAATCTGGTCCGCGCAGGGGCCTTCAGCGGTCTTGTTGCGGGTGGCGTGAGCGCGATGGCTTATGCGCTTCACTGTACCGATGACTCGCTGCCCTTTGTCGCGGTGTGGTACGGCGGCACGATTGTGCTGTGCACACTGGCGGGTGCCGTATTGGGGCCTCGGCTGTTGCGCTGGTGA
- a CDS encoding sigma-70 family RNA polymerase sigma factor, with protein sequence MTAEIDLKALMLASQDGDAASHRTLLERLSRHLRAYYKNKLARMGRGAAEAEDLVQEAVLAIHIKRHTYDPAEPFTPWVHAIAHYKLVDFLRRTRASFADVPIDEANAITANDDHVNAESTFDVRQLLKRLPERMQCAIQAVKIDGLSIAEAAERCGTSESGVKVNIHRGLKALAAFIAQRTTA encoded by the coding sequence ATGACCGCGGAAATAGACCTAAAGGCACTGATGCTTGCCAGCCAGGATGGCGATGCGGCCTCGCACCGCACGCTGCTGGAGCGGTTGAGCCGCCATTTGCGCGCCTATTACAAGAACAAGCTCGCGAGAATGGGCCGAGGTGCAGCGGAAGCAGAGGATTTGGTCCAGGAAGCCGTGTTGGCCATTCATATCAAACGACACACCTACGATCCCGCCGAGCCATTCACCCCTTGGGTACACGCGATTGCGCACTACAAGCTGGTCGATTTCCTGCGGCGGACGCGAGCGTCGTTCGCCGACGTGCCCATCGACGAAGCCAATGCAATCACGGCGAATGACGATCATGTCAATGCCGAGAGCACCTTTGACGTCAGGCAATTGCTGAAGCGGCTGCCGGAAAGAATGCAGTGCGCCATCCAGGCCGTGAAAATCGACGGATTGAGCATCGCTGAAGCGGCGGAGCGGTGCGGCACTTCAGAATCCGGGGTGAAGGTCAACATTCATCGCGGGCTGAAGGCGCTGGCGGCATTCATCGCGCAGAGGACGACAGCATGA
- a CDS encoding FixH family protein: MIQLSRTLRVALIGVAIIGSATFAFADVKNYEFRLVEPTVKAGPDRTIAVKLVDKTTGKPVPEAVIFATRLDMAPDAMQEMATKVTAMPVTEPGVYRFKATFGMAGRWQLSLGAKVQGETGTVENKLVIQADQ, from the coding sequence ATGATTCAGCTTTCGCGCACCCTTCGGGTTGCGCTGATTGGCGTTGCAATAATCGGTAGCGCCACCTTCGCTTTCGCCGACGTGAAGAATTACGAATTCAGGCTCGTCGAACCGACCGTCAAGGCTGGTCCGGACAGGACCATTGCCGTGAAGCTTGTCGACAAGACGACGGGAAAACCAGTTCCTGAGGCCGTCATTTTCGCTACGCGTCTCGACATGGCCCCCGACGCGATGCAGGAGATGGCCACCAAGGTCACCGCGATGCCGGTGACCGAGCCGGGCGTCTACCGGTTCAAAGCCACGTTCGGCATGGCCGGCCGGTGGCAGTTGTCACTCGGCGCTAAGGTGCAGGGTGAAACCGGCACGGTCGAAAACAAACTCGTCATCCAGGCCGACCAATGA
- a CDS encoding DUF1801 domain-containing protein — translation MKKSGANEAKAGGSPSRHIDARIKELGDWRGETLARIRSIIRQAVPDVVEEWKWRGVPVWEHDGIICTGETYKAVVKMTFARGAALDDPTDLFNSSLEGNVRRAIDIHEGDKINEKALKALIRAAAELNMSARAARSRKKAKTA, via the coding sequence ATGAAGAAAAGCGGCGCGAACGAAGCAAAAGCAGGAGGCTCTCCCTCCCGGCACATCGATGCGAGAATCAAGGAGTTGGGCGATTGGCGGGGCGAGACGCTCGCGCGTATCCGGAGCATCATCAGGCAGGCCGTCCCCGATGTGGTCGAGGAGTGGAAGTGGCGCGGCGTCCCGGTGTGGGAGCACGACGGCATCATCTGCACCGGCGAGACGTACAAGGCGGTCGTGAAGATGACCTTTGCCAGGGGCGCCGCGCTGGACGACCCGACAGACCTCTTCAACTCAAGCCTCGAAGGCAACGTCAGGCGTGCCATCGATATCCACGAGGGCGACAAGATCAACGAAAAAGCATTGAAGGCGCTCATTCGCGCCGCTGCGGAACTGAACATGTCGGCGCGGGCTGCCCGCTCCCGGAAGAAAGCAAAGACCGCGTGA
- a CDS encoding ArsR/SmtB family transcription factor translates to MQADKVFKALGDPTRRKLLDLLCEKNGQTLGQLCENLDMARQSATQHLEILEAANLVSTVKRGREKLHFINPVPLHEVYERWVRKFERQRLSLLHDLKKELEGE, encoded by the coding sequence ATGCAAGCCGACAAGGTTTTCAAAGCGCTGGGCGACCCGACACGCAGAAAGCTGCTTGATCTTCTTTGTGAGAAGAACGGGCAGACGCTCGGTCAGCTCTGCGAAAACCTCGACATGGCCCGGCAATCCGCCACCCAGCACCTCGAAATCCTGGAGGCGGCCAATCTGGTGAGCACGGTGAAGCGCGGCAGGGAAAAGCTGCATTTCATCAACCCCGTGCCGCTTCACGAGGTCTACGAACGGTGGGTACGGAAATTCGAACGACAGCGGCTCAGCCTGCTGCACGATCTGAAGAAAGAACTCGAAGGAGAATGA
- a CDS encoding class I SAM-dependent methyltransferase, whose product MEDASRQAHWENVYTTKGENEVSWFQQNPAPSLELIVQAGAVSNSAIIDIGGGASRLVDNLIEQEFQDVTVLDLSGAALAAAKSRLESRLGARAERVHWIVADATTFEHVKSYDIWHDRAAFHFLTDEKDRTAYIARLKRGLKIGGHAIIATFALDGPEKCSGLPVARYDSASLGQALGTALKLVHTQRHEHATPWGSRQIFQFSVFRREG is encoded by the coding sequence ATGGAAGATGCCAGCCGTCAGGCCCATTGGGAGAACGTCTACACCACGAAGGGCGAGAACGAGGTCAGCTGGTTTCAGCAAAACCCGGCGCCTTCGCTCGAATTGATCGTGCAGGCGGGCGCCGTCAGCAATTCGGCCATCATCGACATTGGCGGCGGCGCTTCGCGGCTGGTCGACAATCTCATCGAGCAGGAGTTTCAGGATGTCACCGTGCTCGATCTGTCGGGCGCGGCATTGGCTGCCGCCAAGAGTCGCCTTGAGAGTCGCCTTGGCGCCCGCGCAGAGCGCGTTCACTGGATCGTCGCGGACGCGACAACCTTTGAGCACGTCAAGTCCTACGATATCTGGCACGACCGGGCGGCGTTTCACTTTCTCACCGACGAGAAAGACCGCACCGCCTACATCGCCCGCCTCAAGCGCGGCCTGAAAATCGGCGGGCATGCCATCATCGCCACCTTCGCGCTCGACGGTCCCGAAAAGTGCAGCGGCCTGCCGGTTGCCCGCTATGACAGCGCGAGCCTCGGACAGGCGCTCGGCACCGCGCTCAAGCTGGTGCACACGCAGCGGCACGAGCACGCGACCCCGTGGGGTTCCCGACAGATCTTCCAGTTCAGCGTATTCAGGCGCGAAGGCTGA
- a CDS encoding SRPBCC family protein yields MTNITTETRSVVVEREMPHPPEKLWRALTQPHLMEEWLMKNDFKPVVGHQFNLRGDWGGVLDCEVLAIEPNKALSYTWNFKHEDTAFNLQSVVTFTLTPTRAGTLLRMEQSGFRPDQKQAFGGAHAGWQQFFAKLEDVLARAD; encoded by the coding sequence ATGACCAATATCACGACCGAAACCCGCTCCGTCGTCGTCGAACGCGAGATGCCGCATCCGCCGGAAAAACTCTGGCGCGCACTCACGCAGCCGCATTTGATGGAGGAATGGCTGATGAAGAACGACTTCAAGCCAGTCGTGGGTCACCAGTTCAATCTTCGCGGCGACTGGGGCGGCGTACTGGACTGCGAGGTGCTCGCCATCGAGCCGAACAAGGCGCTGTCCTATACCTGGAATTTCAAGCACGAGGATACGGCCTTCAATCTGCAGAGCGTGGTGACGTTTACGCTCACGCCAACGCGCGCGGGAACGCTGCTGCGCATGGAGCAGTCGGGCTTCCGGCCGGATCAGAAGCAGGCCTTTGGCGGCGCCCACGCCGGCTGGCAGCAATTCTTCGCGAAGCTTGAAGATGTTTTGGCGCGGGCGGATTGA
- a CDS encoding efflux RND transporter periplasmic adaptor subunit — protein MKRSVLVGIAAAVTAAAIAGVLSRSYLWPSRETKHAHVMEQARAEPGAAIYYQDPDGKPFYSLTPKKTPDGRDYRAVPAGADVSFDDPAEVAAAAPADRKIKYYRNPMGLPDVSPTPKKDSMGMDFIPVYEGEDSDDGSVKLSPGRIQRSGVKSEPAAMRVIRTTVRAPGTIQLDERRVSVIAMRAESYVQKVADVTTGAHVVKGQPLMEIYSPAISSAAAEYISTLNSKVTGGDGPYGRGSRQRLMNLDVPEAAIAAMEKGRNVPIGIEWTSPRDGIVLERNVTEGMRAQPGATLLRIADHSVVWAIIDVAERDLGAMAAGQRTIVRARSFPGREFAGKINVIYPQITKETRTARVRVELPNPDLLLIHDMYVDAEIETGSAESVLAIPESAVLDSGSRQAVLVDKGEGRFEPREVKLGHRGEGYVEVRAGLTEDDPVVTSANFLIDAESNLKAALKGFSEGTQP, from the coding sequence ATGAAGCGGTCGGTTCTGGTTGGAATCGCCGCTGCCGTCACGGCTGCGGCGATCGCAGGCGTCCTCTCGCGTTCATATCTCTGGCCGAGCAGAGAGACGAAGCACGCACACGTCATGGAGCAGGCGCGCGCCGAACCTGGCGCTGCGATCTACTATCAGGACCCGGACGGCAAGCCTTTCTACTCGCTGACGCCGAAGAAAACGCCTGATGGCCGCGACTACCGCGCTGTCCCAGCGGGCGCCGACGTAAGTTTCGACGATCCGGCGGAAGTGGCGGCTGCAGCGCCTGCCGATCGCAAGATCAAGTATTACCGCAATCCGATGGGCCTGCCGGATGTTTCGCCGACACCCAAGAAGGACTCGATGGGGATGGACTTTATCCCCGTCTACGAAGGGGAGGACAGCGACGACGGATCGGTCAAGCTGTCGCCGGGCAGGATCCAGCGCTCCGGCGTCAAGTCGGAGCCGGCTGCGATGCGCGTGATCCGCACGACTGTGCGCGCTCCCGGTACCATTCAGCTCGACGAGCGCCGTGTCTCCGTGATCGCGATGCGCGCAGAAAGCTATGTCCAGAAGGTCGCCGACGTCACCACCGGGGCGCATGTCGTCAAGGGGCAGCCGCTGATGGAAATCTACAGTCCGGCGATTTCGTCGGCGGCGGCCGAATACATCTCGACGCTCAATTCCAAGGTCACCGGCGGCGACGGGCCCTATGGCAGGGGCTCGCGCCAGCGGCTGATGAATCTCGACGTGCCCGAAGCGGCCATCGCCGCCATGGAGAAGGGCCGCAATGTCCCGATCGGGATCGAATGGACGTCGCCGCGCGACGGCATCGTTCTCGAACGCAACGTCACCGAAGGCATGCGCGCCCAACCCGGCGCGACACTGCTCCGGATCGCCGATCACTCGGTGGTGTGGGCGATCATCGACGTCGCCGAGCGCGATCTGGGGGCGATGGCCGCCGGCCAGCGCACGATAGTGCGCGCGAGAAGTTTTCCGGGGCGGGAATTCGCAGGCAAGATCAACGTGATCTATCCGCAGATCACCAAGGAGACGCGGACGGCGCGGGTGCGGGTCGAATTGCCCAATCCGGATCTGCTGCTGATCCACGACATGTATGTCGATGCCGAGATCGAGACTGGAAGTGCGGAATCCGTGCTCGCCATTCCCGAAAGTGCGGTGCTGGACAGCGGCAGCCGGCAGGCCGTGCTGGTGGACAAGGGGGAAGGGCGGTTCGAGCCGCGCGAGGTCAAGCTCGGCCATCGCGGCGAGGGCTATGTCGAGGTCCGCGCAGGCCTCACCGAGGACGATCCGGTGGTCACATCAGCCAATTTCCTGATCGATGCCGAAAGCAATCTGAAGGCGGCGCTGAAAGGATTTTCGGAAGGGACCCAGCCATGA
- a CDS encoding DUF3226 domain-containing protein, whose translation MAEKEDKPKFPRLLLCEGPEDCFFFHRLIEQRRLPDFHIWDAQGNRNFAGALRAYRIEYPRTFAQFGRILIVADNDDTPEVNFQAVRVQVEQVFGAGSAPTASRVRTTGKPSIAIMMMPWDKREGHLERLCLDSAHWADRINGEKTDHYLATVLADKWRSESRFGKAWLRANLAVRCASDPFIPLGKVFREPKHYHLVPVAHNSFKPIADYLTDFAS comes from the coding sequence GTGGCTGAAAAAGAGGACAAACCTAAGTTCCCACGGCTTTTGCTGTGTGAAGGACCAGAGGATTGTTTCTTTTTTCACAGACTGATCGAGCAGCGAAGGCTACCTGATTTCCACATTTGGGACGCGCAAGGAAACCGCAACTTCGCTGGAGCTCTGCGCGCATATAGAATCGAATACCCCAGAACGTTCGCTCAGTTCGGGCGAATCCTGATTGTAGCGGACAATGACGACACTCCCGAAGTAAACTTTCAGGCTGTTCGTGTCCAGGTTGAACAGGTATTTGGCGCAGGAAGTGCGCCGACAGCAAGTAGAGTGAGAACCACCGGGAAGCCATCAATTGCGATAATGATGATGCCTTGGGACAAGCGCGAGGGGCATTTAGAGAGATTGTGCCTTGATTCAGCGCATTGGGCAGATCGGATAAATGGGGAGAAAACCGATCACTATCTTGCAACTGTCCTTGCAGATAAATGGCGAAGTGAATCTCGTTTCGGGAAGGCTTGGCTTCGCGCCAATTTGGCAGTTCGCTGCGCTTCAGATCCATTCATTCCGCTAGGTAAAGTCTTCAGGGAGCCAAAACACTATCATCTTGTGCCTGTGGCGCATAATTCGTTTAAACCCATCGCAGACTACCTTACTGATTTTGCTTCCTAA
- a CDS encoding DUF1801 domain-containing protein: MPGKASARSEKVEKKAAAKPVLLSGGNPQIAKADGDAPVQAYIAAMPGWKRDVGRHLDALIVRTVSGVRKAVKWNTPFYGVEDQGGWFLAFHCFTKYVKVTFFRGTSLRPVPPGESKSSDTRYLDIHEDDHLDDAQFVAWVKQASQLPGERL; this comes from the coding sequence ATGCCCGGCAAGGCGTCCGCGAGATCGGAGAAGGTCGAAAAAAAGGCCGCCGCAAAGCCCGTCCTGCTCTCAGGCGGCAATCCTCAAATCGCGAAGGCGGACGGCGACGCGCCCGTGCAGGCCTACATCGCCGCCATGCCGGGCTGGAAACGCGACGTCGGGCGGCACCTCGACGCCCTCATCGTGCGCACCGTCTCCGGTGTGCGCAAGGCCGTCAAATGGAACACGCCCTTCTATGGCGTCGAGGATCAGGGCGGCTGGTTCCTCGCCTTTCACTGCTTCACGAAGTACGTCAAGGTGACGTTCTTCCGCGGCACGTCGCTGCGACCGGTCCCGCCCGGTGAGTCCAAGAGCAGCGACACCCGCTACCTCGACATTCACGAGGACGACCACCTCGACGATGCGCAGTTTGTCGCCTGGGTGAAGCAAGCAAGTCAATTGCCCGGAGAACGACTGTGA